One Candidatus Binataceae bacterium DNA window includes the following coding sequences:
- the nthB gene encoding nitrile hydratase subunit beta: MNGVHDMGGMQDFGPVPRESNEPVFHEPWEGRVMALSRACQRAGFYKLDEMRHAVERLPPARYLGASYYARWTLAITGLLIEKGVLSAADFDGIAPVALLPMNPPPQLAVPAQTRPRRARFHPGDRVVVRNFHPTGHTRVPRYARGKRGVIVLDEGVHHLPDSRVAGTGERPQHVYAVRFDARELWGEAATARSFVHIDLWEDYLKPQSLARAAAKPRRTRAKARPAKARSRQ; encoded by the coding sequence GTGAACGGCGTACATGACATGGGCGGGATGCAGGACTTCGGTCCCGTGCCCCGCGAGAGTAACGAACCGGTCTTCCATGAGCCGTGGGAAGGCCGCGTGATGGCGCTGAGCCGGGCCTGCCAGCGCGCAGGATTCTACAAGCTCGATGAAATGCGCCACGCGGTCGAACGGCTTCCGCCAGCACGCTATCTGGGCGCCAGCTACTACGCCCGCTGGACCCTCGCGATAACCGGGTTGCTAATCGAAAAGGGGGTGCTCAGCGCCGCCGATTTCGACGGTATCGCGCCCGTCGCCCTGCTGCCGATGAACCCGCCGCCCCAGCTCGCGGTGCCTGCCCAGACGCGCCCCCGCCGAGCTCGTTTTCATCCCGGCGATCGCGTCGTGGTCAGGAATTTTCATCCCACCGGCCATACCCGAGTGCCACGCTATGCGCGCGGCAAGCGGGGCGTGATCGTGCTTGACGAAGGGGTCCATCACCTGCCCGACAGCCGAGTTGCCGGCACCGGCGAGCGCCCCCAGCATGTTTATGCGGTGCGCTTCGATGCGCGTGAGCTATGGGGCGAAGCGGCGACCGCCCGCAGTTTCGTCCATATCGACCTGTGGGAAGATTATCTTAAGCCGCAGTCGCTCGCGCGCGCCGCGGCCAAACCGCGCCGCACGAGAGCGAAGGCACGGCCAGCCAAAGCGAGGAGCCGGCAATGA
- the nthA gene encoding nitrile hydratase subunit alpha: MSEDHHNQPEPDIAQRAKALEAALVAKGLIDPAALDEIVDTYQHRIGPQIGARVVARAWVDPAYKRRLLKDGRSAVAELGADMGLTPLIVVENTPRVHNMIVCTLCSCYPWAVLGLPPVWYKSFAYRSRAVSEPRAVLHEFGLELPDEVEIRVWDSSAEVRYLVLPERPAGTERMSEEQLAALITRDAMVGVSKVSTPRKPLTTTEQHP; the protein is encoded by the coding sequence ATGAGCGAGGACCACCATAATCAACCCGAGCCAGACATTGCGCAGCGCGCCAAGGCCCTGGAAGCTGCGTTGGTCGCCAAGGGACTGATCGACCCCGCGGCACTGGATGAAATCGTCGATACCTATCAGCATCGAATCGGCCCCCAGATCGGGGCCCGCGTGGTGGCCCGTGCCTGGGTCGATCCGGCTTACAAACGCCGTCTGCTCAAGGACGGCCGCAGCGCCGTTGCCGAGCTGGGCGCCGACATGGGCCTCACGCCGCTAATCGTGGTGGAAAACACTCCGCGGGTGCATAACATGATCGTTTGCACTCTATGCTCCTGCTATCCCTGGGCGGTACTGGGACTGCCGCCGGTCTGGTACAAAAGCTTTGCCTATCGCTCGCGGGCGGTGAGCGAACCGCGGGCGGTACTACATGAATTCGGTCTCGAGCTGCCCGATGAAGTGGAGATTAGAGTCTGGGACAGCAGCGCCGAAGTCCGCTACCTGGTTCTGCCTGAACGACCGGCCGGAACCGAACGCATGAGTGAAGAGCAATTGGCCGCACTGATCACGCGCGATGCGATGGTCGGTGTCAGCAAGGTTTCCACGCCGCGCAAACCCTTGACGACCACCGAGCAGCATCCCTGA
- a CDS encoding nitrile hydratase accessory protein, translating to MAATDALELLAREQEPVFNEPWEARVFGLTLVLVKRGLFSYEEFRQQLIARINGPDSSSSYYVNWMAALEQTLAQRGALNSNDIEQALAALAPAVHA from the coding sequence ATGGCTGCCACAGACGCTCTAGAACTCCTGGCCCGGGAGCAGGAACCGGTGTTCAACGAGCCCTGGGAGGCGCGTGTGTTTGGCCTTACCCTGGTCCTGGTCAAGCGCGGGCTCTTCAGCTACGAAGAATTCCGCCAGCAGCTAATCGCTCGGATCAACGGTCCTGACTCCAGTTCCAGCTACTACGTCAACTGGATGGCGGCACTGGAGCAAACGCTCGCGCAGCGGGGCGCGCTGAATTCCAACGATATCGAACAGGCGCTGGCTGCTCTCGCCCCAGCCGTACACGCCTGA
- a CDS encoding nuclear transport factor 2 family protein codes for MNQADTPAAIAIRQVVENWVMWRDYGDWERFRTCWHDDGYMVAIWFQGPVEDFIRASKIAWERGPATSLHFLGGCSIDVAGNRAIAQTKTTISRRGLVEGILCDSVCTGRFYDFFECRQGRWAIVLRQPIYEKDRIDPVDPSATLSLDPAILEQFPPGYRYLAYGRAKAGEQIPRSLPGLKGPEVEALYARGRRWLAGGALD; via the coding sequence ATGAACCAAGCGGATACGCCGGCGGCGATTGCTATCAGGCAGGTGGTCGAGAATTGGGTGATGTGGCGCGACTACGGCGATTGGGAGCGCTTTCGCACCTGTTGGCATGATGACGGCTACATGGTCGCGATCTGGTTCCAGGGGCCGGTGGAGGACTTTATCCGTGCCAGCAAAATCGCCTGGGAGCGCGGACCCGCGACGTCGTTGCACTTCCTGGGCGGTTGCTCGATCGACGTCGCCGGCAATCGCGCGATCGCCCAAACCAAGACCACGATTTCGCGCCGCGGCCTGGTCGAGGGGATCTTGTGTGACAGCGTTTGCACCGGGCGCTTTTATGATTTCTTCGAATGCCGCCAAGGACGTTGGGCAATCGTGCTGCGCCAGCCCATCTACGAAAAGGATCGCATCGACCCAGTGGATCCTTCCGCCACCTTGTCGCTGGATCCCGCGATTCTAGAGCAGTTTCCTCCCGGCTATCGCTACCTCGCCTACGGACGAGCCAAGGCCGGCGAGCAGATTCCGCGCAGTCTGCCCGGGCTCAAGGGGCCCGAAGTCGAGGCACTGTACGCGCGCGGCCGCCGTTGGCTGGCAGGCGGCGCGCTGGATTGA
- a CDS encoding nuclear transport factor 2 family protein, which yields MNDEMVQRLAIRQVVENWAVWRDAGDWERFRTCWHDDGYMMATWFQGPVDDFIRVSIEGWNRGVSILHFLGGITVDIAGERAIAQSKMTISQRASVHDVPCDVVCTGRFYDFFERRQGRWAIVLRQPIYEKDRMDPVDPAHGLRLDPAILERFPQGYRHLAYAQSAIGYKVKTDMPGLKGPEVEALYARGQRWLAGGPHS from the coding sequence GTGAATGACGAGATGGTGCAGCGGTTAGCGATTCGCCAGGTGGTCGAGAATTGGGCGGTGTGGCGCGATGCCGGTGATTGGGAGCGCTTTCGCACCTGTTGGCATGACGACGGCTACATGATGGCGACCTGGTTTCAGGGGCCGGTGGACGATTTCATCCGCGTTAGTATCGAGGGCTGGAACCGCGGCGTCAGTATCCTGCATTTTCTGGGCGGGATCACCGTGGATATCGCGGGCGAGCGCGCGATCGCCCAGAGTAAGATGACCATTTCGCAGCGCGCTTCAGTGCACGACGTGCCCTGCGACGTGGTTTGCACCGGGCGCTTTTATGATTTCTTCGAGCGCCGCCAGGGGCGCTGGGCCATCGTGCTGCGCCAGCCGATCTATGAAAAGGACCGGATGGATCCGGTCGATCCGGCGCACGGCTTGCGGCTGGATCCGGCAATCCTGGAGCGCTTTCCTCAAGGCTATCGTCATCTGGCTTACGCCCAGAGCGCGATTGGCTACAAGGTTAAAACCGACATGCCCGGACTCAAAGGGCCCGAAGTCGAGGCACTGTACGCGCGCGGTCAGCGCTGGTTGGCTGGCGGGCCGCATTCGTGA
- a CDS encoding amidohydrolase family protein, which produces MIVEWHNHVHTPEEAADPIWQGRCPMTIENVLEQCRKCGVDLCVVSNAMHHLRGKSRTEAVALLRRWDDYAAGLQESYRGRVVSFATTIPGGGPEIHRELVRALDQLKLKGVFINSSWEHNYPDEDEAMPFWEIVAERDVPVMIHPPHVGYGEEKMREYRLASSIGRPADNCLALARIIVRGILERFPSLKIVGSHIGGGICDMIGRMDYAYELQDEAFFLGSYSPMLIKAPPSHYLKKMYLDSVCYALPAAKCALETMGAEHVIYGSDAPPLTSLKPRAIQLVRDLPVDETDREKIFAGNALRLLKLSPAQIGGN; this is translated from the coding sequence ATGATCGTCGAATGGCACAACCACGTGCACACTCCTGAGGAAGCTGCCGATCCCATCTGGCAGGGCCGCTGCCCGATGACGATCGAAAACGTGCTGGAGCAATGCCGCAAATGCGGGGTCGATCTGTGCGTGGTGAGCAACGCGATGCATCATCTGCGCGGCAAGAGCCGCACCGAGGCGGTGGCGCTGCTGCGGCGCTGGGATGACTACGCGGCAGGCTTGCAGGAGAGCTATCGCGGGCGCGTGGTCAGCTTCGCCACCACCATCCCGGGCGGCGGTCCCGAGATCCATCGCGAACTCGTTCGCGCGCTGGACCAGCTCAAGCTCAAGGGTGTGTTTATCAACTCCAGTTGGGAGCATAACTATCCCGACGAGGACGAGGCGATGCCGTTTTGGGAGATCGTGGCTGAGCGCGACGTGCCCGTGATGATCCATCCTCCGCATGTCGGCTACGGCGAGGAGAAGATGCGCGAGTACCGCCTAGCCTCCAGTATTGGCCGTCCGGCGGACAACTGCTTGGCGCTGGCGCGGATTATCGTGCGCGGTATCCTGGAGCGTTTTCCTAGCCTCAAAATCGTGGGTTCGCATATCGGCGGAGGCATCTGCGACATGATCGGGCGAATGGATTACGCCTATGAGCTGCAGGACGAAGCCTTTTTCCTCGGCTCCTATTCGCCGATGCTGATCAAGGCGCCGCCCAGCCATTATCTCAAGAAAATGTATTTGGACTCAGTCTGTTATGCGCTGCCCGCGGCCAAATGCGCGTTGGAAACGATGGGCGCTGAGCACGTGATTTACGGCTCCGACGCGCCGCCGCTGACCAGCCTCAAGCCGCGTGCGATCCAACTGGTGCGGGATCTGCCGGTAGACGAGACCGATCGCGAGAAAATCTTCGCCGGCAACGCGCTGCGCCTGCTCAAGCTCTCGCCCGCCCAAATCGGCGGCAACTGA
- a CDS encoding LLM class flavin-dependent oxidoreductase — protein sequence MRIYNLEELTYPGVPMNFGPEVRFTNRFCDPKVAAQTYAEHLEEWALCEELGFDGVFANEHHFTGFNIQPDCNVTAAALIQRTKRIKVGVLGNVLALRHPVAVAEAFASLDCMSNGRFMPGVVRGLPQEYISYNADTFTGRERFEEAYGIIQRCLNEEIFDHDGKHWNLTGVSIWPKPVQKPLGPFWMPAGSMESIRFAARNHIISCQVFQPTAGFKEVFDAYRQVARDEFGWEAGVEQFAGARFVHLAEDNETAMAEGEKALAYLFRVLGRPIRNPAPVPGHASDHSYDFRRDIEAKVSDDRANIGPTSDATAMRATFERMRRHGWCVAGDPDFVAKWLEEDASQAGYGNLIVSFRLGNLSHEQVLRSKRLFAQHVLPRLRKINQAPEPKPLLHATPYEVRHAEERRRERLYRDFNYLLSKDAIEVVDEIRDLAPRQITAGWLMRVPQRHIDGSPTEIIFPGPCDEHRGCAIRLRLVGVNGQPIAPQAKVKLTATDGVREETVFEGDYAAFSRIPDQHAPEAALAAQRRVVAGDGWSIALTITVPADTPEPDLEAEDSFFEVECFKQVLTVSA from the coding sequence ATGCGAATCTACAATCTGGAGGAGCTTACCTATCCAGGGGTGCCGATGAATTTCGGTCCCGAGGTAAGATTCACTAACCGTTTTTGCGATCCCAAGGTCGCGGCCCAGACCTATGCCGAGCATCTAGAGGAATGGGCACTGTGCGAGGAGTTGGGCTTCGACGGCGTCTTTGCCAACGAGCATCACTTTACCGGCTTCAACATCCAACCTGATTGCAACGTCACAGCAGCAGCGCTTATTCAGCGCACCAAACGGATCAAGGTCGGAGTGTTGGGCAACGTCCTGGCCCTGCGCCATCCGGTGGCAGTGGCCGAGGCTTTTGCCAGCCTGGATTGCATGTCCAACGGCCGCTTCATGCCCGGGGTCGTGCGCGGCCTGCCGCAGGAGTACATCTCCTACAATGCCGATACCTTTACCGGGCGCGAGCGCTTCGAGGAGGCTTACGGAATCATCCAGCGATGCCTCAACGAAGAGATCTTCGATCACGACGGCAAGCATTGGAACCTGACCGGTGTATCGATCTGGCCCAAGCCGGTGCAAAAACCGCTGGGGCCGTTCTGGATGCCGGCGGGTTCGATGGAGAGCATCCGTTTTGCCGCCCGCAATCACATCATCTCCTGCCAGGTCTTCCAGCCCACCGCCGGCTTCAAGGAAGTCTTCGACGCCTACCGCCAAGTCGCGCGTGATGAATTCGGCTGGGAGGCAGGAGTGGAGCAGTTCGCCGGGGCCCGTTTCGTCCATCTGGCCGAGGACAACGAAACCGCGATGGCCGAGGGCGAAAAGGCCCTGGCTTACCTGTTCCGCGTGCTGGGCCGGCCGATCCGCAATCCGGCGCCCGTGCCCGGCCATGCCAGCGACCATTCCTACGATTTTCGCCGTGACATCGAGGCCAAGGTTTCCGACGACCGTGCTAACATAGGACCGACCTCCGACGCCACGGCGATGCGCGCCACCTTCGAGCGGATGCGCCGGCATGGATGGTGCGTGGCCGGCGATCCGGATTTCGTCGCCAAATGGCTGGAAGAGGACGCCAGCCAAGCGGGTTACGGCAATTTGATTGTGTCTTTCCGTCTAGGCAACTTGAGCCATGAACAGGTGCTGCGCTCCAAGCGGTTGTTCGCGCAACACGTGCTGCCGCGCCTGCGAAAGATCAATCAGGCACCCGAACCTAAACCGCTGCTTCACGCCACGCCCTACGAAGTTCGCCACGCCGAGGAACGGCGCCGCGAGCGGCTGTATCGTGATTTCAATTACCTGCTTTCCAAGGACGCAATCGAAGTGGTGGACGAGATTCGCGATCTCGCCCCGCGCCAAATCACCGCCGGCTGGCTGATGCGCGTCCCACAGCGCCATATCGACGGCAGCCCGACCGAGATCATCTTTCCCGGCCCCTGCGACGAGCATCGCGGATGTGCGATCCGGTTGCGACTGGTCGGAGTCAACGGTCAGCCCATCGCACCACAGGCCAAAGTCAAGCTGACCGCAACCGACGGAGTGCGCGAAGAGACTGTCTTCGAGGGCGATTACGCCGCCTTCAGTCGTATCCCCGACCAGCATGCCCCCGAGGCCGCCCTCGCCGCGCAGCGCCGGGTCGTGGCTGGTGACGGCTGGTCGATCGCGCTGACCATAACCGTGCCCGCCGACACTCCCGAGCCGGATCTGGAGGCGGAAGATTCCTTCTTCGAAGTCGAGTGCTTTAAACAGGTGCTAACGGTCAGCGCCTAA
- a CDS encoding alpha/beta hydrolase, translated as MSEQHLGVGYACQFLKKSIRLGEVRLEYLSGGKGPPLLYLHGLAAWNGWDTDHIALGLTNTVYAPILPGWKSGEFPPGVRRITDYATILRQLVSELGAERIDLVGHSVGGLIAAYLASEEPGLVNRLVLVDALGLDVAEAPTARLETLDEEALFHTAFSTSGAMVVAGDFGGVPINLRSGMTFRQLQRGIKSLMALTGGRPADPELVPRLAKIAAPTLVVWGEQDGVVPLRHGEIMAQRIPHARLAIIEGAGHIPQKERGQAFVRLLRNFLLDSREEVAGVRFA; from the coding sequence ATGAGCGAGCAACACTTGGGCGTCGGCTATGCCTGCCAATTCCTCAAGAAATCGATTCGACTGGGCGAGGTGCGGCTGGAGTACCTCAGCGGCGGCAAAGGGCCACCCCTGCTCTATCTACACGGATTGGCGGCGTGGAACGGATGGGACACCGATCATATCGCGCTGGGCCTGACCAATACCGTCTATGCGCCCATATTGCCGGGATGGAAGTCGGGTGAGTTTCCCCCCGGGGTGCGGCGCATCACCGACTATGCGACCATTTTGCGCCAATTGGTCAGCGAGCTGGGGGCCGAGCGCATCGACCTCGTCGGTCATAGCGTGGGCGGCTTAATCGCCGCCTATCTGGCCAGCGAGGAACCGGGGCTGGTCAATCGCTTGGTCCTGGTCGATGCACTCGGCCTGGACGTGGCGGAAGCGCCCACCGCGCGGCTGGAAACGCTCGATGAGGAGGCGCTGTTTCACACCGCCTTTTCCACCTCGGGCGCAATGGTGGTGGCGGGCGATTTTGGCGGCGTGCCGATCAATCTGCGCAGCGGTATGACTTTTCGCCAACTCCAGCGCGGAATCAAAAGCCTGATGGCGCTGACCGGCGGCCGTCCCGCGGACCCCGAGCTTGTGCCGCGCCTGGCCAAGATCGCGGCCCCCACGCTGGTGGTGTGGGGCGAACAGGACGGCGTGGTGCCGTTGCGCCACGGCGAAATCATGGCCCAAAGGATTCCGCACGCGCGCTTGGCGATTATCGAAGGCGCCGGCCATATTCCGCAAAAGGAAAGAGGCCAGGCCTTCGTCCGCCTGCTGCGCAACTTTCTGCTGGATAGCCGCGAGGAGGTCGCTGGCGTGCGTTTTGCCTAA
- a CDS encoding amidohydrolase family protein: MANHASRSAQIHATLPHPVIDSDGHIKEGFSSFFAYLDALAGARMVDRYKALMGETRLAPAGSAQQARERRLTRNTWYTLPTQDMRDTAACALPRLLYERMEEIGLDVSVIYPTIGLAMNSIGDDELRIASCRAINHLRHDMCEGLTDRLLPAAVIPMNTPAEAIAEMEYACGELGMRAVMMASYVKRPVEAIERRYPGAGEYAYWLDTFGIDSAYDYDPVWAKCVDLKISPTFHSIGWGWGSRNSISSYVYNHLGGFAASGEAVCKALFFGGVPVRFPTLTFGFCEGGVAWARNLFCDLVAHWEKRRGEMLEHNYGLNNIDRQALSALFERYARKGVDANMDELISGYLHRPSGEYPFIFDEFERCGVRTLEDFRARFIAPFYFGCEGDDPMNALAFNGRGTPLNARLNALYGSDISHWDVPHHAEVLEEAYEMVEQGLASEADLRDFVFINPINFWTATNPDFFKGTVVEQQVAQVLAARRTDNPHQSLR, from the coding sequence ATGGCAAACCACGCTTCACGCTCGGCACAGATTCACGCCACCCTGCCCCATCCGGTGATCGACTCCGACGGCCACATCAAGGAGGGCTTTTCCAGTTTCTTCGCCTACCTTGACGCTCTGGCCGGCGCGCGAATGGTGGATCGTTATAAGGCCCTGATGGGCGAAACCCGTTTGGCGCCCGCCGGCAGCGCGCAGCAAGCCCGCGAGCGCCGCCTGACCCGCAATACCTGGTACACCCTACCCACTCAGGACATGCGCGACACGGCCGCTTGCGCCCTGCCCCGCCTGCTCTACGAACGGATGGAGGAGATCGGGCTGGACGTCTCGGTGATCTACCCGACCATTGGCTTGGCGATGAATTCGATCGGCGACGACGAGTTACGCATCGCGTCGTGCCGCGCGATCAACCACTTGCGCCACGACATGTGCGAAGGCTTGACCGACCGGCTGCTGCCCGCCGCGGTGATTCCGATGAACACGCCGGCAGAGGCAATTGCCGAGATGGAATACGCCTGCGGCGAACTGGGAATGCGGGCAGTCATGATGGCTAGCTACGTCAAGCGGCCGGTCGAGGCGATCGAGCGCCGCTATCCCGGGGCCGGCGAGTATGCCTACTGGCTGGACACTTTCGGCATAGACAGTGCCTACGACTACGACCCGGTGTGGGCCAAATGCGTCGATCTCAAGATCTCTCCAACCTTCCACTCGATTGGCTGGGGATGGGGTAGCCGCAACTCGATCTCGAGTTACGTCTACAACCACCTGGGCGGTTTCGCGGCGTCCGGCGAAGCGGTCTGCAAGGCCCTGTTTTTTGGCGGCGTTCCGGTCCGCTTTCCTACGCTCACCTTCGGCTTTTGCGAAGGCGGCGTGGCCTGGGCTCGCAATCTATTCTGCGATCTAGTGGCCCATTGGGAGAAGCGGCGCGGCGAAATGCTGGAGCACAATTACGGGCTCAACAATATCGATCGTCAGGCCCTAAGCGCCCTGTTCGAGCGCTACGCGCGCAAAGGGGTGGACGCCAACATGGACGAACTCATCAGCGGCTATCTCCATCGCCCCAGCGGTGAGTACCCTTTCATCTTCGACGAATTCGAGCGCTGCGGCGTGCGCACGCTGGAGGATTTCCGCGCCCGCTTCATCGCTCCGTTCTACTTCGGATGCGAAGGGGACGACCCGATGAACGCGCTGGCCTTCAACGGCCGCGGCACGCCGCTTAACGCGCGGCTGAACGCGCTGTACGGCTCCGATATTTCGCATTGGGATGTGCCCCATCACGCCGAAGTACTGGAAGAAGCCTACGAGATGGTCGAACAGGGGCTGGCCAGCGAAGCGGACCTGCGCGATTTCGTATTTATCAATCCGATCAATTTCTGGACCGCCACCAACCCCGACTTCTTCAAGGGCACGGTGGTGGAACAGCAGGTCGCGCAAGTGCTGGCGGCGCGCCGCACCGACAATCCGCATCAATCCCTACGCTGA
- a CDS encoding amidohydrolase family protein has translation MAYDLVIDNAAICDGTGAPLFSGSVAIEQGKIAAVGEVGAGHRRINAHGMVLAPGFIDIHTHYDAQIGWDPMLTSSCWHGVTSVLMGNCGVGVAPCRPEERGTMVWDLVNVEAMPYDVLLDGLSWEWGSFPQYIQACTRRGVGLNVAFMVPLSALRFYVMGEAASQRAASDEETAAMAALLREAMQAGAYGFSLTMFELHNGYQGRPVASRLAGMEELGALARTMAEFPRGVIEVSAPRSRQNSALPSEEGFAMLVMLAQKSRKPVTWLSVLDVPGLKPGLQEAMLARFEPYRLQGLDIRPQTMTRPLQTYLSLREPFSFGRYACWRKALNRSAADQIVLYRSPEFRAEFRAEDRARPGGTNWETTVVVSVSERNQRFFGKSIAQIGREEGRDPIDCFLDLAIDEELETGFLRSVANIDPNRVRELLSFPNVLLGLSDAGAHVNQICQAGEASYLLSEWVRKQKLFSLEEGVRRLTSEPADFLRLNDKGRIAAGNDADLVLFDPDRIGPKPIERVYDLPGGKPRLIERAEGIAMTVVGGQVLLENGDPQGVLPGRLLSPA, from the coding sequence ATGGCTTACGATCTGGTAATCGACAACGCCGCGATCTGCGATGGCACCGGGGCCCCACTCTTCTCGGGCTCGGTGGCAATCGAGCAGGGAAAAATTGCAGCCGTCGGCGAGGTCGGTGCCGGCCATCGCCGAATCAATGCCCACGGGATGGTGCTCGCGCCCGGCTTTATCGATATTCATACCCATTACGACGCCCAGATCGGCTGGGACCCGATGCTTACCTCTTCGTGCTGGCACGGCGTCACCAGCGTGCTGATGGGCAACTGCGGCGTCGGTGTCGCGCCCTGTCGCCCCGAAGAGCGCGGCACGATGGTGTGGGATCTGGTCAACGTCGAGGCAATGCCCTACGACGTGTTGCTCGACGGGCTGAGTTGGGAATGGGGCAGCTTTCCCCAATATATCCAGGCCTGCACGCGCCGCGGCGTGGGACTTAACGTTGCCTTCATGGTGCCGCTGTCGGCGCTGCGCTTTTACGTGATGGGTGAAGCAGCCAGTCAGCGCGCGGCCTCGGACGAAGAAACGGCGGCGATGGCCGCCTTGCTGCGCGAGGCGATGCAGGCGGGCGCGTACGGCTTCTCGCTCACGATGTTCGAACTGCACAATGGCTACCAGGGGCGCCCCGTCGCCAGCCGCCTGGCCGGAATGGAAGAGTTGGGCGCGCTGGCGCGCACGATGGCCGAATTTCCTCGCGGCGTGATCGAGGTCAGCGCCCCGCGCAGCCGTCAAAATTCGGCCCTGCCCTCCGAGGAGGGCTTCGCGATGCTGGTGATGTTGGCGCAGAAGAGCCGCAAGCCAGTAACGTGGCTGTCGGTGCTCGACGTGCCCGGACTCAAGCCCGGCCTGCAGGAAGCGATGCTGGCGCGCTTCGAACCCTACCGTCTTCAGGGACTGGATATTCGCCCGCAGACCATGACGCGCCCACTGCAAACCTACCTCTCGCTGCGCGAACCATTCTCCTTCGGCCGTTATGCGTGCTGGCGCAAGGCGCTCAATCGCAGCGCCGCCGACCAGATCGTGCTTTATCGCTCACCCGAGTTCCGCGCCGAGTTCCGCGCCGAAGACCGCGCCCGCCCGGGAGGAACAAACTGGGAGACGACCGTTGTCGTCAGCGTGAGCGAGCGCAATCAGCGCTTTTTCGGCAAATCGATCGCGCAAATCGGCCGTGAAGAAGGCCGCGACCCGATCGATTGCTTCCTCGATCTGGCGATCGACGAGGAGCTCGAGACGGGCTTTCTGCGTTCGGTGGCCAACATCGATCCAAACCGCGTGCGCGAACTGCTGTCGTTCCCCAACGTCCTGCTGGGGCTCTCCGACGCCGGCGCCCACGTCAACCAGATCTGCCAGGCCGGCGAGGCGTCCTATCTGCTGAGCGAATGGGTGCGCAAGCAAAAGCTATTCAGCCTGGAGGAAGGGGTGCGCCGGCTGACCAGCGAGCCGGCCGATTTCCTGCGCCTGAACGACAAGGGGCGGATTGCGGCGGGCAACGACGCCGACCTGGTGTTGTTCGATCCTGACCGCATCGGGCCAAAGCCGATCGAGCGGGTCTACGATCTGCCGGGCGGCAAACCGCGCCTGATCGAGCGCGCCGAGGGAATAGCCATGACGGTCGTCGGCGGCCAGGTTCTACTGGAAAACGGCGACCCCCAAGGAGTTCTTCCCGGCCGTTTGCTCTCGCCGGCGTGA